A single Eubalaena glacialis isolate mEubGla1 chromosome 18, mEubGla1.1.hap2.+ XY, whole genome shotgun sequence DNA region contains:
- the AURKC gene encoding aurora kinase C isoform X2 → MKSGSVQPAAVAGQTMPSIPTMRRLTIDDFEIGRPLGKGKFGNVYLARLKESHFIVALKVLFKSQIEKEGLEHQLRREIEIQAHLQHPNILRLYNYFHDARRMYLILEYAPRGELYKELQKSHTLDEQRTATVMEELADALTYCHEKKVIHRDIKPENLLLGFRGEVKIADFGWSVHTPSLRRRTMCGTLDYLPPEMIEGRTYNEKVDLWCIGVLCYELLVGNPPFESPSHNETYRRILKVDVRFPPSMPLGAQDLISKLLRYQPSERLPLVQILEHPWVRAHSRRVLPPSAQMVS, encoded by the exons ATGAAGTCGGGCAGTGTTCAGCCCGCAG cTGTAGCAGGTCAAACGATGCCCAGCATCCCAACCAT GCGGCGCCTCACAATTGATGATTTTGAAATCGGGCGTCCTCTCGGCAAGGGAAAATTTGGGAATGTGTACCTGGCTCGGCTCAAGGAAAGCCATTTCATTGTGGCCCTGAAAGTCCTCTTCAAGTCCCAGATAGAGAAGGAAGGACTGGAACACCAGCTGCGCAGAGAAATTGAAATCCAGGCACATCTACA ACACCCCAATATCCTACGCCTGTACAACTACTTCCATGATGCACGCCGGATGTACCTGATTCTAGAATATGCTCCAAGGGGTGAGCTCTACAAGGAGCTGCAAAAGAGCCACACATTAGACGAACAGCGTACAGCCACG GTAATGGAGGAGTTGGCAGATGCTCTGACCTACTGCCATGAAAAGAAGGTGATTCATAGGGATATTAAGCCGGAGAACCTGCTGCTGGGGTTCAGGGGTGAGGTGAAGATTGCAGACTTTGGCTGGTCTGTGCACACCCCCTCTCTAAG GAGAAGGACAATGTGTGGGACACTGGACTACTTGCCCCCAGAAATGATTGAGGGGAGAACATACAATGAGAAGGTGGATCTATGGTGCATTGGGGTGCTCTGCTACGAGCTGCTGGTGGGAAATCCGCCCTTTGAGAGCCCCTCCCATAATGAGACCTACAGACGCATCCTCAAG GTAGATGTAAGGTTTCCCCCATCAATGCCTTTGGGGGCTCAGGACTTGATCTCCAAGCTTCTCAGATACCAGCCCTCGGAGCGGTTGCCCTTGGTCCAGATCTTGGAGCACCCATGGGTCCGGGCCCACTCTCGGAGGGTGCTGCCCCCATCTGCTCAAATGGTTTCCTGA
- the AURKC gene encoding aurora kinase C isoform X1 has protein sequence MKSGSVQPAVAVAGQTMPSIPTMRRLTIDDFEIGRPLGKGKFGNVYLARLKESHFIVALKVLFKSQIEKEGLEHQLRREIEIQAHLQHPNILRLYNYFHDARRMYLILEYAPRGELYKELQKSHTLDEQRTATVMEELADALTYCHEKKVIHRDIKPENLLLGFRGEVKIADFGWSVHTPSLRRRTMCGTLDYLPPEMIEGRTYNEKVDLWCIGVLCYELLVGNPPFESPSHNETYRRILKVDVRFPPSMPLGAQDLISKLLRYQPSERLPLVQILEHPWVRAHSRRVLPPSAQMVS, from the exons ATGAAGTCGGGCAGTGTTCAGCCCGCAG tagcTGTAGCAGGTCAAACGATGCCCAGCATCCCAACCAT GCGGCGCCTCACAATTGATGATTTTGAAATCGGGCGTCCTCTCGGCAAGGGAAAATTTGGGAATGTGTACCTGGCTCGGCTCAAGGAAAGCCATTTCATTGTGGCCCTGAAAGTCCTCTTCAAGTCCCAGATAGAGAAGGAAGGACTGGAACACCAGCTGCGCAGAGAAATTGAAATCCAGGCACATCTACA ACACCCCAATATCCTACGCCTGTACAACTACTTCCATGATGCACGCCGGATGTACCTGATTCTAGAATATGCTCCAAGGGGTGAGCTCTACAAGGAGCTGCAAAAGAGCCACACATTAGACGAACAGCGTACAGCCACG GTAATGGAGGAGTTGGCAGATGCTCTGACCTACTGCCATGAAAAGAAGGTGATTCATAGGGATATTAAGCCGGAGAACCTGCTGCTGGGGTTCAGGGGTGAGGTGAAGATTGCAGACTTTGGCTGGTCTGTGCACACCCCCTCTCTAAG GAGAAGGACAATGTGTGGGACACTGGACTACTTGCCCCCAGAAATGATTGAGGGGAGAACATACAATGAGAAGGTGGATCTATGGTGCATTGGGGTGCTCTGCTACGAGCTGCTGGTGGGAAATCCGCCCTTTGAGAGCCCCTCCCATAATGAGACCTACAGACGCATCCTCAAG GTAGATGTAAGGTTTCCCCCATCAATGCCTTTGGGGGCTCAGGACTTGATCTCCAAGCTTCTCAGATACCAGCCCTCGGAGCGGTTGCCCTTGGTCCAGATCTTGGAGCACCCATGGGTCCGGGCCCACTCTCGGAGGGTGCTGCCCCCATCTGCTCAAATGGTTTCCTGA